AATTTTAAGGGTTAAAGGAATTTCTAAAGCTTCAAAGAAAATGTCTAGAGATGCAAAAGAAGGTGTTGTTGCAGTTTCTGGTGATGAAAACAAAATATCAGCAATAGAAGTTAATTGTGAAACTGACTTTGTTGCAAAAAACGATGATTTTATAAATTTCGTAAAAGAATTAAGTGAGATGAACAATGACAAAAATTCAAATATAGATGATTTAAATTCATCTAAAATGAAAAATGGTCAAACAGTTTCAGACAATCTAGTTGCGTTAGTTGCTAAAATTGGTGAAAAAATCACTATCGGAAAAGTAAAAACTATCAATAATAGTGGATCAACTAATTTTCATTATCTACATACAGTTGTTAAAGATAATTTATCAAAGTTAGCAGTATTAGTTTCTTTAGAAACATCAAACAAATCAGAAGCTTTAAAAACATTTGGAAAACAATTATCAATGCATATTGCAGCATCAAATCCATTAGCATTAGATTCTAGTTCATTAGATCAATCTATAATTGATAAAGAACAAGAGTTAGTTACTGAAGAATTAAAAAATTCAGGCAAACCAGAAGAAATAGCCAAAAAAATTAGCATTGGAAAAATGAATAAATTTAAAGAGGAAAATTCATTATTAACTCAAGCTTGGGTTATGGAACCAAAGAAAAAAGTTCAAGATGTAATTAAGGAATTAGGTATTGCTGATTTGAAAATAAAAGAATTTTCAAGAATAAAAATTGGTGAATAATGTTTGAGGAAAAATCTTACAGTTCTAAAATGGATAAAACTATAGATGTTTTTGTGAAAGAACTTGCGTCTTTAAGAACTGGTAGGGCAAATGCCTCAATGTTAGATCTTGTTAAAGTTGATGTGTATGGTCAACAAATGCCAATAAACCAACTAGCAAGTATTACTACACCTGAACCAAGAATGATTAATATTCAGGTTTGGGATGTAAATAATGTACCATTAGTTGATTCAGCAATAAAAAAATCAGAATTAGGTTTAAATCCTCAAATTGATGGTCAATTGGTAAGATTACCAATCCCAGAACTTAATGAAGAAAGAAGAACAGAGTTAAAAAGAATGATTAAATCAATGGGTGAAAAATGCAAAGTTTCTATAAGAAATATTCGTAGAGAAGCTAATGAGGAATTAAAAAAACTTTTAAAGTCAAAAGAAATTAGTGAAGACGAGGAAAAATCTAATGAAAAAAATATTCAAACAATAACTGATAATCACATAAAAGTTGTTGATGAAAAAGTCTCTTCTAAAGAAAAAGAAATAATGACAATATGAACCCAATTAATCATGTTGCCATTATTATGGATGGGAATGGTAGATGGGGTCTTAAAAACAAAAATAGTAGAAACGCAGGTCATAAAGCTGGTTTAAAAACTGTAGAAAAAATTATTACAGAATCAGTTAAACAAAAAATCAAATATTTAACTCTTTACACATTTTCTACTGAAAATTGGAAAAGACCAAAGAAGGAAATACAGTTTTTATTTCAATTATTAGAAAATTTTTTAGAAAATAAAATTAAGATTTTAGAAAAAAATAAGATAAAATTAAAAATTATTGGTGAAAAAAAAGCATTTTCAAAAAAAATAAAATATTTATTAAATAAAACAGAATCTAAAACCTCTAAAAATAATATTATGCAAATAAATCTTGCTTTAAATTATGGTTCAAAAAATGAGTTAATTAATGCTTTTAAAAAAATGATAAAAAAAAAATCTAAAATTAATGAAAATAATATAAAGAACAATCTTTATACAACAAATATACCTGATCCAGAATTATTGATCAGAACAGGAAATACAAAAAGATTAAGTAATTTTTTATTATGGCAAATTGCTTATACTGAAATTTTTTTTGAGAAAAAATTATGGCCAGATTTTACAGAGTATGACTACAAGAAAATTTTGAACAATTTTAGAAAATTGAAGAGAAATTTTGGTAATATTTAATGATAAAAGAATTAAATTTAAGAATTTTCACATCAGTTGCTCTAATTGTTTTGTTAGCATTAATGTTTAAATATTCTGTTGTTTTGATTTCAGTATTACTTTTAATCTTTGTGGTTTCATGGTTAGAATTTAATAACATTTTAGAAAACATATATAAAAAAAATACGAATATTTTTTTTAAAAATTTATCTAAATTTTTTATTTTCATTTACCTTTTATTTTTTATGAAAGTTATTGTAGATGAATTTTTACAAAACCAACCAAACATAAGTTGGAATTTAATTTTTGTAATATCAATATGTATTCTTTCTGACATAGGTGGTTTTATTTTTGGAAAGTTTTTTAAAGGAAAAAAATTAACTAAAATTAGTCCAAACAAAACATATTCAGGTATGATTGGTTCATTTATATTATCAATCATTTTTTGTGTTATTTATAGCTACACAATAAGCTTTGTAGATTTTAAAACTATATTTTTATTAACAATATTAATTTCATTTATTTGTCAAATAGGAGATTTGTTCATTTCATTCTTAAAAAGAAAAGCTAAAATTAAAGATACTGGAGATTTATTGCCTGGTCATGGAGGTGTATTAGATAGAATAGATGGAATTTTATTTGCTTTACCAAGTGGTATTATTTTAATTAATTATTTTTATTAATGAAAAAAAAAATTGCAATTTTAGGTTCGACAGGTTCCATAGGTGAAAATACTCTCAAAATAATAGCTAAAGATAAAAAAAATTTTACCGTAGAATTATTATCAACCAATAAAAATATAATAAAAATTTATAAACAAGCAAAAAGATTTCAAGTAAAGAATTTAATAATTCATAACAAACAAAGTTTCCTAAATAATAAAACTTTTTTTAAAAAAAAAAATAAAAATATTTCAAAATGTAAATGAATATTTTAAAAAAAATAAAAAGAAAAAATTAGATTACACAATGTCATCAATCAGCGGTTTAGATGGCTTGATACCGACAATAGAAATTATTAAAATGACAAAAAAAATTGCTATCGCTAATAAAGAATCAATTATTTGTGGTTGGTCATTATTAAGAAAAGAACTTGCAAAACATAAAGCAATTTTTATTCCTGTAGACTCAGAACATTTTTCAATACATGATCTGATTAAAAATGAAAATAAATCGGATATAAAAAAAATATTCATTACTGCATCTGGTGGACCTTTTTTAAATCATAATTTAAAATTAATTAAAAAAACAAATCCAAAAAATGCAATTAAACATCCAACATGGAAAATGGGTAAAAAAATTTCTATAGACTCTGCTACATTAATGAACAAAGTTTTTGAATTAATAGAAGCCATAAAAATATTTGATATAAAAAAATCAAATTTTAAGATTATTATTGAACCTTCATCATATGTACATGCAATTGTAGAATTTAAGAATGGTGTAACAAAATTTTTAACTCATCCTACTTCAATGCAAATACCAATATATAATTCTTTATATAATGTTAATCATAATTTCAAATTTGAAAAAATTAATCTTAATAAATTGAATAAATTAAACTTTCAAAATATTGATTTTAAAAGATTTCCTATCAACAAAATATTAAATCAAATAATAGATAACGATTCTCTTTTTGATACAGTTCTAATAACAGCTAATGACACATTAGTAGATTTATTTCTAAAGAAAAAAATTTCTTTTTATGAAATTTATGAAAAATTAAATACCATTCTTAATTTAAAAGAATTTAATATACTTAAATCAATTAGGCCAAAAAATATAAGTCAAATAACAGATATTAGTCATAAAGTAAGATTGAAAACACAATCTTTAAGTGTAAGATCCAGAATTTAATTATGAAAAAACTATTTACCTTAGTATTGTTTTTAATTTTATATTCTTTTCAAGTTAAGTCGATTGAAATTAACAAGGTTGAGATTAAAAACAACGATAGAATTTCCAAAGAAACAATTATTACATATGGAGATATAGAGCTTGGCAAAAATTATACAGAGTCTGATTTAAACAACATAATCAAAAATTTATATAATACTAATTTTTTTAATACGATTAATTTTACCATTAATAATGACATTTTAATTATTAATGTTGAAGAAAATAAATTAATTCAATCAGTTATAATCAAAGGAGTAAAATCTAATAGAATTAAAGAGTCTGTTTTGGAAAATCTATATTCTAAAGATAAAGCTCCTTTTTTGATTGATAAAGTAAAACAAGATTTAACAAGAATTAAAACTTCATTAAATTATATTGGTTATTATTTGGCAGAAGTAAATTCGAAAACTATAGACAATGATAATAATACAGTCGATTTAGTTTTTGAAATAAATTTAGGTGATAAGTCTAAAATTTCAAAAATTGAATTTGTTGGTGATAAAAAAATAAAAGATAGAATTTTAAGAAATATAATAATTTCTGAGGAGAGCAAATTTTGGAAATTTATAACAAATAAAAAATACGTAAATGAGAATACAATTAAGAGAGATAAAAGACTTCTAAAAAATTATTATTTAAATGAGGGTTATTTTGATGTTAAAATTGAATCTGCCTCTGTTAAATTTAAAGACGACAAAACTTTCAAACTTAAATTTAAAATAGATGCAGGTGAAAAATTTTATGTAAATAGTGTAAAATTGAATTTACCTTTAGATTACAATAAAGAAAATTTTTTAGCAGTACAAAATTCTTTAGATAAAATGGTAAATGAATTTTATTCTTTAAATAAGATAACTAAGACAATAAATGAAATTGATAAAATTTCCTTATCAAGACAATATGACTTTATTAACGCTGATTTACAAGAAATAGTTGTTGATAAAAATAAAATAGATTTAATAATTAATATTAAAGAAAGTGAAAAATTTTATGTAGAAAGAATAAATGTATTTGGTAACAACATTACCTTTGAAAACGTTATAAGATCTAAATTAGAAATAGATGAAGGTGACCCTTATAATGAACTTTTAAGCGCTAAATCAATGAATAATCTGAGAGCTTCTGGATTATTTAAAGAAGTTAACTCTGAAATTAGAGAAGGATCAGAATTTAATACTAAAATATTAGACATAACAGTTGAGGAGAAGCCAACAGGTGAAATTTCTGTAGGTGCTGGTGCAGGTTCTGATGGAGGCACAGTTGGTTTTTCAGTATCAGAGAATAATTTTTTAGGAAAAGGAATAAAGTTAGGAAGCTCTCTAAGAATTACGGACGACTCGATTACTGGTAAGTTTTCAGTAAATAATCCTAATTTTAATTATACAAATAAATCTTTATCTACTGTTTTTGAGAGTACTGTTATTGATAAAATGACTGAAAATGGATATGAAACCCACAAAACTGGTTTTTCTTTTGGTTCAGGGTTTGAACAATTTGAAAACATCTACTTTACCCCTACAATTTCAAATTATTATGAGGATTTAACAACAAGTTCTAAAGCAAGTTCGAATTTAAAAAAACAATCAGGCTCATATCTAGAGTCAAAATTTTCTTATAGTTTAGATTATGATATGAGAAACCAAAGGTATCAAACTTTTGATGGGTTTAGAAGCACATTTAGACAAACCTTACCTTTATATTCTGATGAATATTCATTTAGTAATTCTTATGATTTTAAAAAATGGCATAGATTTTCTAATAACATGGTAACCAGCATTAATTTTTTTGGCAAACATGTAAATTCAATCACAAATGATGATGTAAGAATAACAAACCGTTTTTATCTTCCAAGAAACAAGCTTAAAGGTTTTAAGTCAAGACAAATAGGACCAAAAGATGGAAAAGATTATGTAGGAGGAAATTATGCAGCAGCTGTAAATTTTGACACAACAATTCCGGGTATTTTAGATACGTTAGAAAATATTGATGTAAAATATTTTATCGATGCAGCTAATTTGTGGGGAATTGATTATTCAGATACAGTTGACGATAGTAATGAGGTTAGAGCATCTACAGGTCTAACTGTTGATTGGTTTACTCCTATTGGCCCACTAAATTTTTCTCTAGCTCAAGATCTTAATAAAGCAAATTCAGACAAAACTGAAAGATTTCAGTTTAATTTAGGTACAACATTTTAAATATGTATAGAATAGTTATTTCATCATTATTTTTTTTTTTAATATTTACAAATCTTTCTTTATCACAAGAAAAGATAGCATTTGTTGATATAGATAAAATTGTTTTTAATTCAGAATTAGGTAAAAAAGTTGAAAAAAATTTTAATGATGAGTTTAATAAAGAAAACGATAAATTTTTATTATTAGAGAAAAATCTTAAAGAAAAAGAAAATAATATTCTCAAACAAAAAAATATTTTGTCTGAAGAAGAATTAACCAAAAAAACTAGAGAATTAAGAATTGAAATAAATGATTTTCAAAAGAAAAGAATTTCCTTTACTGAAAAATTTAGACTTTCAAAAGTTAAACAAACCAATGAATTATTAAAAAAACTAAATCCAATTTTATTTAAATATGCGGAAAATAATTCTATATCGTTAATCTTAAGAAAAAGTGATATTGTTTTAGGTAAGTCAACCTTAGATATAACAGACGATATAATGGAAATATTCAACAAAAATGTTAAAAGTTTAAATTAATACATGTCTAGATTATCTAAAAATCAAATAATTGATTTATTACCCCATCGTGAACCAATGTTATTAATTGATGAGTTAATAAATATAAAGAAATTGCATTCTGCAACAGCAATTATGAATGTTAGAAAAGATGGTTTTTATGTTCAGGGGCATTTTCCTGGAAACCCAGTAATGCCAGGTGTGTTAATTGTTGAAGCTTTTGGACAAGCTGCGGCCGCTTTAACAGCTGCTGGTATTGATAAAAAAGAATATGAAAATAAATTAGTTTTTCTTATGAGTGTTGAAAAAGCGAGATTTAGAAATCCAGTCATTCCAGATTGTAGACTTGAGTTAAATATTGAAGCAATTAGATCCCATGGTAGAGTTTGGAAATATAAAGGTGAAGCTTTTGTTGATGGAAAAAAAATGGCTGACGCTCAATGGTCTGCTACAATTGTTGACCGAAAATAATTAGTAATATTTCTTGATAAGACTATCTTTTGTTATTTGATAAACAGAATTAAATGACAAATCCTTTTTTTGTAAATCACGGACCATTTAAAATTAGTGAAATTTTAAAATCTATTTCATTAGTATCGAATGAAGATAATGATAATGAAATTCATGATGTTAAAGACTTAGTTGCATCTACTGAAACAGATCTAACTTTTTTTCACAATAAAAATTATGCTGAATTAGCTTCTAAAACAAAAGCATCTTATTGTGTGACATTAGATAATTTAGTTACTTATTTGCCTTCTTCTTGTAAACCTATAATTGTTGAAAATGTTTTACTTTGTATTGCCAACATAACTAAAAAATTTTACCCGTCATCAGTAACAGATGATTTTGATAATGAAGTTTTTGATATTGAAAATACAGATCATAAAGAAAAAGTTAAATTTGGAAAAAATGTTTATATTGGAAAAAATGTTAATATAGGTAAAAATTGCAAAATAGGACACAATTCAATAATTGAAAGTAATGTAATTATCGGCGATAATTGTTCAATTGGTTCAAATGTAATTCTAAGAAATTCTTTGGTAAAAAATAATGTTAGTATTTTAGATGGTGCTATTATTGGAAAAAAAGGTTTTGGTTTTTTTCCGAATAAAGAAAATAATATTAGGTACCCACATATTGGAATCGTAATAATTGAAGATAATTGTGAAATAGGTTGTGGCGCAACAATAGATAGAGGATCTATGTCAAATACAATTATAGGAAAAAATACTTACATAGATAATCAAGTACATATTGCTCACAATAATAAAATTGGGAATAATTGCATTATTGCTGGTCAAGTTGGTTTTGCAGGAAGTTCCACATTAGGAGATAATATTATGATTGGTGGTCAAGCTGGAATATCTGGTCACCTTAAAATTGGAAATAATGTTCATATCGGTGGTGGTAGTGGAGTAATAAATGATATTCCAGATAATTCGAGAATTATGGGTTATCCAGCAACTAATTTAAGAAATTTTTTAAAAGGAAAAAAATGATACACCAAACTGCAATCATAGATTCAAATGCAAAAATAGGAAATAATGTTGAAATCGGTCCTTATTGCGTAATTGGTTCTGGAGTACAAATATCGGATAATAATAAATTATATTCTCACGTAAATATTTCTGGAAATACTAAAGTTGGAGAAGGTAATACTTTTTATCCATTTTGTTCGATTGGAAATAGTCCTCAAGATCTAAAATATAATGGAGAAAAAACCGAATTAGTTATTGGAAAAAATAATAGAATAAGAGAATATGTTACCATCCACCCAGGCACAGCTGGAGGTGGAGGCAAAACAATTATAGGTGATAATTGCCTATTTATGATTTCTTCTCATATCGCTCATGATTGTCTTATTGGAAATAATGTAATCTTAGCTAATAATGTACCAATCGGAGGACATGCGGAAGTAGGTGATCATGTAGTTATAGGTGGCAATTCGGCTGTGCAACAGTTTACAAGAATTGGAAAAATGGCAATGATTGGAGGAATGACAGGAGTGTTAAATGATGTAATTCCATACGGTTTATCCATTGGTAATAGAAACCACTTACAGGGCTTAAATTTAATTGGTTTAAGAAGAAAAAATATTTCTAACAAGGATATTCTTGAATTAAGTGAGGCTTATAAAGAGATATTTAAAACGGATAAACTTTCTGAAAATTTATCAAAACTTAATGGATCATTTCAAAACAATGAACTAGTTAAGGATGTAGTTGATTTTATAAATAAGGATAAAAAAAGACCAATTTGTTCACCATTTAGTAAATAATGTTAGGCTTAATATTTGGAGAAACTCAATTTCCAAAAGAAATTCTAAAAAAAATAAAAAAACTAAAGCTTAATTATTTTATAATTGATCTTTCCACTAATAAAATTTTTAATAAAGAAAAGAATGTAAATTATGTTTCACTTGGTCAATTTGGAAAAATAATAGAAATAATTAAATCTTATAAGTGCAAAAAAATAATTTTTGCTGGGAAAGTTAAAAAACCAAATTTTTCATCATTACAGTTAGATTTAAAAGGGATTTATTATATTCCAAAAATAATTAAGGCTGCAAAAAAAGGTGATGCAGCCATTTTAAAAGAAATTATTCAAATATTATTTAAAGAAAAAATTAAAGTCTTAAAATCAAACCATTTCAACCCTGAACTTACTTTAAAAAAAGGTGTCTATACAAAAACAAAACCTACAAAAGAAAATTTAAACTCAATTAAACATGGAGTTAAAATTTTAAATAAACAAAATTCTTTAGATCATATTCAAGGATTAGTAATTGATAAAAACAACAAAGTTTACAAAGAAGGAAGAGGTGGGACTAAAAAATTAATATATTCTATTAAAAAAAACAAAAATCTAGAAAATCTTTTGATTAAATTTCCTAAAAGAAAACAAGATTTGAGAATTGATTTGCCAACTATAGGAATAGACACTTTAAAAGATTGTAAAAAATTCTTTATAAAAGGAATAATTCTAAAATCTAACGCAAATATATTAATAGATAAAAAAAATTGTGTAAATTTTGCAAATAAAAATAAAATTTTTCTAAAAGTCATATGAAAAAAATATTTATACTAACTGGGGAAACTTCAGGAGACAAATTAGCTTCAAAAGTTATTTCTAAAATAAAAGAAAAAAATGATGATATTGAATATCTTTCAGTAGGAGGAAATTATTTAAACTCACTTGGTATAAGATCTATTTTTAACCTTAAAGAAATAACTTACATTGGTTTTACCAGTGTAATTTTAAACTTATTTAAAATTAAAAAAAAAATTGATTATACAGTAGATGAAATTATAAAATTTAATCCAGATATTTTATTCAGTGTTGATAGCCCTGATTTTACATTACGCGTTGCAGAAAAAATTAAAAAAATTAATCCTGAAATTAAAACAATACATTATGTTGCACCACAAGTTTGGGTATGGAGAGAAGGTAGAGTAAAGAAATTTAAAAACTTTTTAGATCATATATTACTGTTATTTAATTTTGAAAAAAAATATTTTGATAAAGAAAATATTAATAATACTTTTGTAGGTCATCCATTAGTTGAAAAACAAAATTTTCAAAAAACAGATATTTCAAATTTAATTGATACTAGTAAAAAAATTATTTCAGTTTTTCCTGGTAGTAGATTATCAGAATTAAAGCTATTATTACCTGTATTAATCAAATCTATAAAATTAATATCAAATAGATTTAAAAATTTACAATTTATATTTCATTCAACTTTAGAAAAAAAAGATTTTATTATAAATTTTATTTCTAAATATAATATTGAAAATATTGATATTATCTCTGATGATAAAATAAAAGACCAAATTTTATCTAAATCAATTTTTGCAATAAGTAAATCTGGAACTATATCATTAGAAATTTGTAGTCATAAAATTCCATCTATCATTATTTATAAAATGAACTTTATAAATTTTATGATTGTAAAATTTTTAGTGAAAATCAGATTTGCAAATATCATTAATATTATCAATGATAGAGAAATTATTCCTGAACTAATTCAAAAAGAGTGTAATCCTGATGAAATTTATAAATCAGTTACTTATCTTTTAAAAAATCCAGATTTGATGAAAGAACAAATCGAACAATGTCAAAAAACTTTGGATGAAATAAAATCTAAAACTTCCAGTGCTGACGAGGCTGCTAAAGTAGTCTTAAGTTATCTTGTTTGATAATCTCTTTAAAACCTCAGCTTTTCCAAGTGATAATAATATATCATATATACCAGGACCAAATTTTGAACCTGTAAGAACAAGTCTTAGTGGCTGACCCACACCTTTAAAATTAGTGTTGTGATTAGCTATTAAGTTATTAACTATTGGTTCAAGTTTATCTCTTTCAAATTCACTTAAATTTTCAATTTTATTGCTAAATTCTTTAATTATTTTTTTTGCTGTTTCATCTAAAATTTTTAGATCTTCTTGAGCTATCGAAACTTTATTAATAATTATATATTTTAAATTGTTGAATATATCTTCTAACGTTTTGGCTTTATTTTTCAAAAAAGATAGAGATGATTTAATATTGTCTTTTTTTTCTTCAGGAATTTTTTCTTTATATTCTTCACAATAGTTAATTAAATTTTCATATAAGAAATTTTCATCAAGTGTTTTAATATAGTGTTCATTCATCGACAAAATTCTACTCATATCAAGTTTTGATGGAGATTTACCTATTCCTTCAAAGTTAAAATATTTAATACTTTCTTCTTTCGTAAATATTTCCTTATCTTTATAAGACCAGCCTAATCTTAGTAAGTAGTTTCTTAAAGCATCTGGAATAATTCCGATTTTAGAATAATCATCTAACGTTGAAGCATTATCTCTTTTTGATAGTTTTTTTCCATCAATAGTGTGTATCAATGGTATATGTGCAAATTGAGGAACATCCCAATTCATAGCTAGATATATTTGTATTTGTTTAAATGTATTTATTTTATGATCATCACCTCTAATAATATGTGTCATTTTCATATTATGATCATCCACTGTAGCAGATAGATTATAAGTAGGTGTGCCATCATTTCTTAAAATAACAAAATCTTCAATAGTATTATTTTCTATTTCAACATTTCCTTGAACTAAATCTTTAAGAATTGACGTACCTTCAATTTTGCTTTTAAATCTTATAACTGGTTTTATATCTTTAGGAGCATCCTTCTCATCTAATTCTCTCCATTTTCTATTATAAATATAAGGAATTTTTTTTTGTCTTGCTCTTTCTTTTTGTTCTTCTATTTCTTCATTAGAGCAATAGCATTTATATGCAAAACCTTTTTTTAAAAGTTCGTTAGCTATTTCAATGTGATTATTAATCTGTTTAGATTGAATATATTCATCACCATCATGTTCTACACCTATCCATTTAAGGGAACTTATAATTTGATTTTTAAATTCTTCTTTTGATCTTTCTTTATCTGTATCTTCAATTCTTAAATAAAATTTTCCACCTTGGTTTTTTGAATATAACCAATTAAATAAAGCTGTTCTCACACCACCAATATGTAAAGGTCCAGTAGGGGATGGAGCAAATCTTGTTGCTACTTTTAACATTAAATGTGTTTAGACTATTTTTTTAGAAGTTTCTATATAAAGATACCAGTACACCTTGGACTTTTACTCTATCTGGACCAAAAATCTTTGTTTCGTAATTTCTATTTGCACTTTCTAAAGCTACAACTTTTCCTTTTCTTCTAATTCTTTTTAACATTGCTTCATGATCATCAATTAAAGCAACAACTATTTTACCATTATCAGCAGTGTCTGTTCTTCTAATAATTACCGTATCACCCTCATTGATACCAGCTTCAATCATCGAGTCACCTTGAACTTTAAGTCCAAAATAATCACCATTTTTTTCTAAATTATTTGGTAATGGAATTCTTGAAACTTCATTTTGAATAGCTTCCACTGGAGTACCAGCAGCAATTTTACCTAATATTGGAACTTCTACATCATCAGATTTAACTATTTCTTCATCTAAACCACCTTTGATTACACTAGGCGAAAAACTGTTATAAATATCGTTTGCAGATGCAGTTTCTGGAAGTTTTACAACTTCTAATGCTCTTGCTTTATGAGCAAGTCTTTTAATAAATCCTCTTTCTTCTAGAGCGCTAATTAATCTATGTATTCCAGATTTCGACTTTAGGTTGAGAGATTGTTTCATTTCTTCGTAAGAAGGCGAAACGCCTGAACTTCTCAACTTCTTGTTGATAAATAGTAGTAGGTTTTTTTGTTTTTTTGTCAGCATAAGAACAAATATCGTACAAATAATGTTCTATAAAAGTTCTTTATAATTCTCAATAGTGAAAAAAGTGAGTAAAATTGGGATATATTTAACTACAAAATTGAAAAAATAGAATTTTTTTCCAAATCTTTCAAAAGTGATTCACCAATTAAAAAAGTTTTAAT
The DNA window shown above is from alpha proteobacterium HIMB5 and carries:
- a CDS encoding SOS regulatory protein LexA (PFAM: LexA DNA binding domain; Peptidase S24-like~TIGRFAM: SOS regulatory protein LexA); amino-acid sequence: MLTKKQKNLLLFINKKLRSSGVSPSYEEMKQSLNLKSKSGIHRLISALEERGFIKRLAHKARALEVVKLPETASANDIYNSFSPSVIKGGLDEEIVKSDDVEVPILGKIAAGTPVEAIQNEVSRIPLPNNLEKNGDYFGLKVQGDSMIEAGINEGDTVIIRRTDTADNGKIVVALIDDHEAMLKRIRRKGKVVALESANRNYETKIFGPDRVKVQGVLVSLYRNF